A genomic region of Fusarium falciforme chromosome 4, complete sequence contains the following coding sequences:
- a CDS encoding ATP synthase F1 subunit epsilon translates to MLRTTFRQTATFRPVRCFSTTPRVMTEGATGAPPKTGGPGDAFQRREKANEDYAIRQREKEKLIELKKKLQEQQQHLERLSKHMYVPSNYPIDAPGDPFTDLSINSDEITKEQGGEQN, encoded by the exons ATGCTCCGAACAACTTTCCGCCAGACGGCCACCTTCCGGCCCGTTCGATGCTTCTCGACCACCCCCCGCGTCATGACCGAGGGTGCTACCGGTGCTCCTCCCAAGACCGGCGGTCCTGG TGACGCCTTCCAGCGACGAGAGAAGGCCAACGAGGACTACGCCATCCGCCAgcgcgagaaggagaagctcattgagctcaagaagaagctccaggagcagcagcagcacctcGAGCGCCTCTCCAAGCACATGTACGTCCCCTCCAACTACCCAATTGATGCGCCAGGCGACCCCTTTACTGACTTGTCCATCAACAGCGACGAGATCACCAAGGAGCAGGGCGGCGAGCAGAACTAA
- a CDS encoding Nsp1-C domain-containing protein, which translates to MSFSFGGTGGSSGAPNNNTTSTAPASGGLFGAAAGTPKFSFGGATAGSSTTPAGNPGGLFGQQTGASAQKPAGGLFGGSATNNASTTPASTGTGLFGGGASTTPSSGGLFGGGGASTTPATTATTGGLFGGGATTSTTPASGGLFGNNGNAANKPAGNLFGGANTTTPASGGGLFGGQNNATQAQTAATTSAAPASGLFASTGNSLFGNKAASTAPTATPAKPTFALPSTTPAGAPPADSSKPGGSNLFGNAGAQTSTTPSLFGAKPANTSAPAQPSTTTAASSGLFGGAQSGASAPSGGLFGGGAPASTTAPSSGGLFGGAKTETAAPAASQAAGSTPSTTSTLFGAKPAAPAAATQSSTPAGGLFGGAATTSVDATTSTPATAGGLFGAKPAATTAAAATTAAPATASSAGGLFGGAPKPSTESTAPKPAGGLFGTPATTQAQTSATTAAPATAATTTAAPASSLFGAKAATTTDASKDAAKPAAQNGTSALGASTTGPTSQMARLKNKTMEDIVTRWASDLSKYQKEFKEQATTVSSWDRSLVDNGEKIQKLYLDTFEAERRSHEIERQLAAVENQQDELEAWLDRYESEVQDMFAKQLGPGEQLAGPDQERERTYKLAEKLMQQLDEKSRDLTKMVKEINDISGTLNKGAKPEDPLSQIVRVLNGHLTQLQWIDANASALQSKVTAAQKSSSNLGSHYGSSDNDAAESFYRSYMGRR; encoded by the exons atgtcgtTCAGCTTTGGAGGCACAGGCGGCTCTTCGGGCGCGCCAAACAACAACACAACGTCCACTGCGCCGGCTTCGGGCGGTCTCTTTGGAGCTGCGGCGGGAACACCTAAGTTCTCCTTTGGGGGTGCCACTGCCGGTAGCAGCACTACACCCGCGGGCAACCCAGGCGGTTTGTTTGGTCAACAAACTGGCGCCTCGGCGCAAAAGCCTGCTGGCGGTCTCTTTGGAGGCTCTGCGACTAACAACGCTTCTACCACACCGGCATCGACTGGAACCGGGCTCTTCGGCGGCGGTGCCTCTACGACTCCCTCATCGGGCGGCCTttttggaggaggtggtgctTCTACCACTCCTGCGACAACTGCTACGACGGGAGGACTGTTTGGTGGAGGTGCCACCACTTCAACCACGCCTGCGAGCGGAGGGCTATTTGGAAACAACGGAAACGCTGCCAACAAGCCTGCAGGTAACCTATTTGGTGGTGCTAACACTACTACTCCTgccagtggtggtggtctgTTTGGTGGACAGAACAATGCCACCCAGGCACAAACCGCAGCCACCACCTCAGCTGCCCCGGCATCTGGACTGTTTGCGAGCACTGGTAACTCTTTGTTCGGAAACAAGGCAGCCTCCACCGCGCCGACTGCGACCCCCGCGAAGCCAACCTTTGCTCTGCCATCGACGACACCAGCCGGAGCACCACCTGCGGACTCTTCGAAGCCTGGCGGATCCAACCTTTTCGGAAACGCAGGTGCTCAGACATCCACCACACCCTCTCTCTTTGGAGCGAAGCCGGCGAACACCTCGGCTCCCGCTCAGCCCAGCACAACCACAGCAGCCTCATCCGGTCTCTTTGGAGGCGCGCAGTCTGGCGCCAGCGCCCCTTCTGGAGGGCTCTTCGGCGGTGGTGCCCCAGCCTCTACTACCGCTCCGTCATCAGGTGGACTTTTCGGTGGCGCAAAGACCGAGACAGCTGCACCAGCCGCTTCCCAAGCAGCCGGTTCGACACCTTCTACTACCTCAACCCTGTTTGGTGCTAAGCCCGCGGCTCCTGCGGCAGCTACTCAGAGCTCGACACCTGCTGGCGGACTCTTTGGAGGTGCGGCAACAACATCTGTTGATGCTACCACTTCGACTCCTGCGACTGCTGGAGGTTTGTTCGGCGCCAAGCCTGCTGCAACCACAGCCGCAGCTGCAACTACGGCGGCTCCAGCAACGGCTTCGAGCGCGGGTGGTCTCTTTGGTGGCGCCCCGAAGCCTTCTACCGAGTCGACGGCGCCCAAGCCTGCGGGCGGCTTGTTTGGAACACCGGCCACCACCCAGGCTCAGACATCTGCAACTACAGCTGCTCCTGCAACTGCGGCAACGACAACCGCAGCGCCAGCAAGCAGCCTGTTCGGAGCCAAGGCGGCCACGACTACAGACGCCAGCAAGGACGCAGCGAAGCCTGCCGCTCAGAACGGAACCAGTGCTCTAGGTGCCTCCACGACTGGACCTACCTCACAGATGGCCCGgctcaagaacaagaccaTGGAGGACATTGTGACGCGATGGGCCTCGGATCTGTCCAAGTACCAGAAGGAGTTCAAGGAGCAGGCTACCACTGTGTCCAGCTGGGACAGAAGCCTCGTAGACAACGGCGAGAAGATCCAGAAGTTGTACCTGGATACTTTTGAGGCGGAGCGAAGAAGCCATGAGATTGAGCGACAGCTTGCGGCTGTGGAGAACCAGCAGGATGAGCTCGAGGCTTGGCTTGATCGTTATGAGTCGGAGGTCCAGGACATGTTTGCCAAGCAGCTTGGTCCCGGCGAGCAGTTGGCAGGTCCTGACCAGGAGCGGGAGCGCACATACAAGCTCGCAGAGAAGCTGATGCAACAATTGGATGAGAAGTCGAGGGACCTCACTAAGatggtcaaggagatcaatGACATTTCAGGCACACTTAACAAGGGTGCTAAGCCCGAGGACCCT CTGAGCCAGATCGTCCGGGTTCTCAACGGCCACCTCACACAGCTGCAGTGGATCGATGCTAATGCCTCGGCCCTCCAGTCCAAGGTGACGGCGGCCCAAAAGTCGAGCAGCAACCTTGGAAGCCACTACGGCAGCTCGGATAATGATGCGGCGGAGAGCTTCTACCGTTCGTACATGGGGCGACGATAA